The following nucleotide sequence is from Flavobacterium sp. N1736.
AATATGAAAGTTAATTACGATAATGCTTTAGACCAATCTACCGGAAGCAAAGTTTACGACAAAGCTACTTTTAAAGCCGGTGCAAACTACAATCCGTTTGAGTTTGGAGGTTTTTATGGTAATTATTCACAAGGTTTTGCGCCTCCCGGAATCACATCTATTTTTAGAACAAAACCAGGAACTGGCGGAACAACCGGCGTTCCTGCTGATTTTTATTATAATCTGGAACCAGCGACTTTTGATAACTACGAAGTTGGCGGATGGCTTTCCTTCCTTCAAAATAAATTAAATTTTGATTATGCCTTTTATTATATGGAGGGAGAAAATGAACTTTTAAGCGTAAAACTTCCCGACAATACAACCGATTATCGTTCTGCCGGAGAAACGCGTCATAAAGGAATTGAGTTTGGCGCTTCATACCGACCATCAAAACAATTCAACATTCGCTTTGGCGGAACTTATGCACAACACACTTATATTGATTTCAAACTTTCAGATAAACCAAGCGATCCTGTTCAGGATTTAAACGGCAAAGAAATGCCTGCTGCACCAAAATGGTCCGGAAATTCAGAAGTAAGTTATTATCCAAACTGGCTTCCAAATCTAAGAACATCCATAGAATGGCAGCTTGTGGGAAGTTACTATCAGGATCAAATCAACACCGTAAAATATGATGGTTATAATATATTCAACGCAAGAGTTGGCTACCAATGGAAAGGGATCGAAGTTTACGGAAACGTACTTAATTTAACCGATAAATTATATGCCTACAATGTTTCAAGAGCCAATACAACAAATGCGCAGCCAACATATACAGCAGCGGCGCCAAGAACTTTTGTATTTGGAATTCAATATAATTTTTCATTAAAAAAATAAGTTTTTGCCACAGATTCCACAGATTAAAAGAATTATAAGAATGTTTAAATTGAACCATTAAGACATTAAGTTTCATTAAGCAAAACTTTACTTTCTTAATCTCTTAATGGTAAAAAATCATTTTAATCGTGAAATCTGTGGCAAAAAATAATAATTATTTAGAAGCTAATCCCGCTCTCGGCTTTATCTTTTTATGGCAGAAAAAGCCATAAAAAGGATATCGCCTCCATCGGGGCTAAAAAACCTAACAATGAGCAAAGAAATAAAAGAAAAAAAGTCTAAAAAGAAAGATTCTAAAATCGTCAAGAAAATCAAACAGTATATGTACAAGTGGCATCGCACAATTGGTTTGATTACGATTATTCCCGTAATCTTCTGGACATTATCAGGATTGATGCATCCATTTATGGCGCATTTTTTCAAGCCTGAAATTGCACATGACAAACTGGAACAGCAAATTATTGATAAAAATCAATTGCATTTTTCGATTCAGGAAGTTTTACAAAAAAACGAAATCAGCCAATTCAAGAATTTTAGAATCGTTTCCTTTAACTACGCAACTTTTTATCAGGTAAAAACCATTTTTGGAGAATTGTTGTATTTTGATACTTCAAATGCAAAAAAACTGGAAAACGGAGATCAAAAATATGCAGAATGGCTTTCCAGATATTTTTTAGACGATCAAAAAAGTGCCGTAAAAAAGAGCGAAGTTGTTACTGAATTTACTTCGCAATACAAATATGTAAATCGCTATTTGCCGGTTTATAAACTTAGTTTTGATCGCGATGATGCTATGGAGGTTTATGTAGAAACTTCTTCGGGCAAACTGGCAACGTACAATCCTACTTCAAGACAAGCTTTTATTTGGTTCTTTGATACTTTTCATAACTGGTCGTTTATCGACGCCATTACCAATAACAGCATCCGAATTATTACGATGATTTTCTTGTTATCTATTATTGGTTTTTCTGCCTTGAGCGGTATTTTAATTTATGGTTTATTATGGAAACAATTCAAAAAAACCGATAGTATACAACCTAAAAAAGGACTTAGAAAATACCATCGCCAAATTGGAATCTGGGTTTCACTTTTTACCTTAACTTTTGCTTTTAGCGGCGGTTATCACGCCACCACAAAGTGGACGCCTTACACTTTATCGCAAATGGTTTACGAACCTACATTTAAAACGAAAGAAATTTCTTTGGCAAATAATGCGCTGGATTTAGACTGGAGTCGTTTTCAAAACGCAAGCATTATTACTTTAAACGACACTACTTATTTCCGTTGTCAATTATTCGAAAAAGGAAAATTTAAAACGTCAAAAGTAGATTCAGGTTCAAAATGGAATAAAAAAGAAGATAAAAAATCTGAAGTCGTTTATATCAATGCAACAACCAATAAAGTTACTCCGAATATTGATCTTGAATATGCCGAATTTCTAGCTTATTATTTTACAGATGGAGCGCCAAAAGCAGCTTGTTGCGAAATGGTCGAAAGTTCTGATGAACCGGAAATATCTTTAGAAAATGCAAAACTCTTAGAATCTAAAGTTTTAACTGATTTTGAAAGTAGAGAATATGGCTTTGTCAACAAAAGATTGCCCGTTGTAAAATTGGCGTATGACACTCCCGAAAAAACAACTTATTTTATAGAAACAGCCACTTCAAGATTAGCAGCCGTAATTAAAAGTTCTGACATGGTCGAGGGTTATTCGTTTGCTATTCTGCACAAATTTTTATTTATGGATTGGGCAGGAAAAAACATTCGCGATCTAACAATGGTTTTGGCAGCTTTGACAATTCTGATTGTTAGTATTCTGGGATTTATTTTGTTTTTGAAAAAATAACCAAATTTCTATAACCTGCAAGGTTTCCAAAACCTTGTAGGTTTAAATTATAAATCTGCACTAGAAAAATACCTACAAGGTTTTGAAAACCTTGCAGGAAAACCAAGCTACCGAGGGTTTTCCTCGTAGTATCTCGCTTCAATTCGCTTAATATCTTTAATTGAATTTTTAGCCCAAGCCAAACGTTTTTCCAGAATTTCATTTTCTGACAATTGCCAGTTAATATCTGAATTTCGTAATCTGTTTGTTAGGTTTTGAATGATAATTGCTGCAGAAACCGAGATATTCAGACTCTCTGTAAAACCAACCATCGGAATTTTAAGAAAACCGTCTGCTTTTTCCAGAATCTCCTCTGACAAACCGTCTCTTTCTGTTCCAAAAAATAAAGCACTTGGTTTTGTAATATCAAAATCCTCCAGTAAACAATCATTTTCATGTGGCGTTGTGGCAATAATTTGGTATCCCTGATTTTTTAAAGTCGAAATACAATTGGTTACCGAATCATACTGATGAATATCGACCCATTTTTGAGCGCCCATCGCAATTTCTTTATCGATTTTTTTTCCGTAGCGCTGCTCGATCACATTTAGTTCCTGAATTCCAAAAACCTCACAACTGCGCATAACAGCGCTGGTATTATGCATTTGAAAAACATCTTCTACAACAATTGTAAAATGTTTGGTTCTGTTTCCCAGTACTTTCAGGAATTTTTCCTTACGGTTATCTGTTAGTATATTTTCAAGAAAAGCGAGGTAATCTAAATCAATCATTTCAATTTTATTTATCGCAAAAATACATTATAATAAAACAGAAAGAAAAATTCATCTGTATTTTCAACGCGCTTCGTATTCAACAAAAGTATTATTGAATTTTGCATGCAGAATGTTTACCTGCTTAAAATCTATTTCTAAAGTTTCTTCTTTAAAAGAATCACCTGTAAAAGCGGCATTTTCATTTTTAGAATGTTTCGTCAAACGTTCATACATTTTATCAAGCTCATCATTTGCATAATCAACATTAATAAAGGAGATAAATTTTTGTATCACAT
It contains:
- a CDS encoding PepSY-associated TM helix domain-containing protein, producing the protein MSKEIKEKKSKKKDSKIVKKIKQYMYKWHRTIGLITIIPVIFWTLSGLMHPFMAHFFKPEIAHDKLEQQIIDKNQLHFSIQEVLQKNEISQFKNFRIVSFNYATFYQVKTIFGELLYFDTSNAKKLENGDQKYAEWLSRYFLDDQKSAVKKSEVVTEFTSQYKYVNRYLPVYKLSFDRDDAMEVYVETSSGKLATYNPTSRQAFIWFFDTFHNWSFIDAITNNSIRIITMIFLLSIIGFSALSGILIYGLLWKQFKKTDSIQPKKGLRKYHRQIGIWVSLFTLTFAFSGGYHATTKWTPYTLSQMVYEPTFKTKEISLANNALDLDWSRFQNASIITLNDTTYFRCQLFEKGKFKTSKVDSGSKWNKKEDKKSEVVYINATTNKVTPNIDLEYAEFLAYYFTDGAPKAACCEMVESSDEPEISLENAKLLESKVLTDFESREYGFVNKRLPVVKLAYDTPEKTTYFIETATSRLAAVIKSSDMVEGYSFAILHKFLFMDWAGKNIRDLTMVLAALTILIVSILGFILFLKK
- a CDS encoding TrmH family RNA methyltransferase — encoded protein: MIDLDYLAFLENILTDNRKEKFLKVLGNRTKHFTIVVEDVFQMHNTSAVMRSCEVFGIQELNVIEQRYGKKIDKEIAMGAQKWVDIHQYDSVTNCISTLKNQGYQIIATTPHENDCLLEDFDITKPSALFFGTERDGLSEEILEKADGFLKIPMVGFTESLNISVSAAIIIQNLTNRLRNSDINWQLSENEILEKRLAWAKNSIKDIKRIEARYYEENPR